DNA sequence from the Gallaecimonas pentaromativorans genome:
GAGCCGGGTGGGGTAAACGGCCCAGACATTGGCGCTTTGGCTGTAGCCGGGCAGCAGCTGCACCAGTTCGCCACTGGCCAGATAGGGCGCTAAATCCCAACTGGAGCGCAGCGCTACGCCTTTGCCGGCCAGGGCCCATTGCAGGATGATCTCGCCGTTGTTGGAAGACAGGGCGCCGCTGATTTTCACATCCTTGCGGCCGCTGCTGCTGTCGAGCTGCCAGTGGCCAAAGGAGACGTTGCGCTCCTTGAGTACCAGGCACTGGTGGTTGGCGAGGTCGGCCAGCTTTTGCGGGGTGCCGTAGCGGGCGAGGTAAGCGGGGGCAGCCACCAGCAGCCGCTGGTTGGCCAGCAATTGCTTGCTGATGTAGCGCTCCGGCAGGTCGTCGCCGACCCGGATCTCCAAGTCAAAGCCTTCGCTGACCAGATCCACATGGCGGTCAAACACGTCGAGGCGCACTTCCAGCTCCGGGTATTGGCTTTGCAAGGCCGCCAGGGCTGGCGCCAGGTGCTGGCGGCCAAAGCCGAAACTGGCGCAGATATGCAGGCTGCCCCGGGGGGAAAGCCGATTCTGGTTGAGTTGGTCCAGGAGGCTGTCCATGTCGTCCAGCACTTGCAGCGCCGAGCGTTGCAGCCGCTCGCCGTCTTCGGTCAGCGCCACCACCCGGGTGGTGCGGTGCAGCAAGCGGCAGCCCAGGGTCTTTTCCAGCAAGCTGATGCGCTTGCTGACATAGGCCGGAGATTGGCCCAGCTCGTCGGCCGCGGCCACAAAACTGCCCTTGCGTACCACCACCAGGAACACCCGCAGATCGTCCGGTAGCGGGTATTGTTGACGAACCGTGTTCATTGCCGTTCCTTTAGTGCGCTTTATGGCCAAAGTGTCTGTATATAGGATGACGGATATCAGAGGCAAGCGAGTAGCCCCCATGTTTGCAGGATTTGAAAAGAAACGGCTGGCAGTCAACGGCGTTGAAATTGCCTTTCGCATCGGCGGCAGCGGCCCGGCGCTGCTGCTGCTCCACGGCCACCCCCAGACTTCCGCCATCTGGCACAAGGTCGCGCCCACCCTGGCCCGGCATTTCACGGTGGTGGCGGCCGACCTTCGCGGCTACGGCGACAGCGCCAAGCCCGAGGACGACCCACTGCACCTTAACTATTCCAAGCGGGAAATGGCCAACGACATGGCCGAGCTGATGGCCGCCCTTGGCTTTGCCCACTTTAAGGTGCTGGCCCACGACCGCGGCGCGCGGGTGGCGCACCGGCTGGCGGTAGACCACGCCGCGCGGGTCGAGAAAATGGTGCTGCTGGATATCGCCCCAACCCTCGCCATGTACCGGGGCACCAGCGAAGCCTTTGCCCGGGCCTACTGGCACTGGTTCTTTTTGATTCGCCCCCAACCGCTGCCGGAGATGCTGATTGAGGCCAAACCGGCCCAGTATCTGCAGTCGGTGATGGGTGCCCGCAGCGCCGGCATGGCGCCGTTTAGCCCCGAGGCCCTGGCCGAATACGAGCGCTGCCTGGCGCTGCCCGGCACAGCCAGAGGCATTTGTGGCGACTATCGCGCCAGCGCCGGCATTGATTTAGTGCACGACCAGGCCGACATTGACGCCGGGGTGAAACTGGCTTGCCCCACTTTGGTGTTGTGGGGCGCAGAGGGCGCCATAGAGCAATGCTTTGACGCCCTTGGCGAGTGGCAGAAGGTGGCGCTGGATGTAGACGGCAAGGCGCTTGCCTGCGGCCACTACATCGCCGAGGAAGCGCCCGAGTTGTTGCTGGCCGAAGCCTTGGGCTTTTTGCGCTAGGCCAGTACCCGCACTTCGGCATCAACGCCGCTGCCCAGGGTAATGACGGGCACCAACAGCGGCTGCT
Encoded proteins:
- a CDS encoding alpha/beta fold hydrolase, which encodes MFAGFEKKRLAVNGVEIAFRIGGSGPALLLLHGHPQTSAIWHKVAPTLARHFTVVAADLRGYGDSAKPEDDPLHLNYSKREMANDMAELMAALGFAHFKVLAHDRGARVAHRLAVDHAARVEKMVLLDIAPTLAMYRGTSEAFARAYWHWFFLIRPQPLPEMLIEAKPAQYLQSVMGARSAGMAPFSPEALAEYERCLALPGTARGICGDYRASAGIDLVHDQADIDAGVKLACPTLVLWGAEGAIEQCFDALGEWQKVALDVDGKALACGHYIAEEAPELLLAEALGFLR
- a CDS encoding LysR substrate-binding domain-containing protein, producing the protein MNTVRQQYPLPDDLRVFLVVVRKGSFVAAADELGQSPAYVSKRISLLEKTLGCRLLHRTTRVVALTEDGERLQRSALQVLDDMDSLLDQLNQNRLSPRGSLHICASFGFGRQHLAPALAALQSQYPELEVRLDVFDRHVDLVSEGFDLEIRVGDDLPERYISKQLLANQRLLVAAPAYLARYGTPQKLADLANHQCLVLKERNVSFGHWQLDSSSGRKDVKISGALSSNNGEIILQWALAGKGVALRSSWDLAPYLASGELVQLLPGYSQSANVWAVYPTRLSHSAKLRCAVEFLQQYFAG